The Lycium barbarum isolate Lr01 chromosome 10, ASM1917538v2, whole genome shotgun sequence genome includes a region encoding these proteins:
- the LOC132612643 gene encoding uncharacterized protein LOC132612643, translating into MASWLMNNQKLSPMGLMIKDEMNMSYVFGQKQKTSSIDLMQNCDLPPPLKVFSGPDKSVLSPMNDNVWRRMEEEHEGVNIELKQEEGSDRLELLKALRRSQTRAREAERKYLALHKEKEALSNLMLEESARSIAYKNWIKVLELQILQLKTQKQQQQQQHEHVETWHRTKEDENGTNGITWFMAIAFCLGIAAIGCRYLL; encoded by the coding sequence ATGGCTAGTTGGTTGATGAATAACCAGAAGTTAAGTCCTATGGGGTTGATGATCAAAGATGAGATGAATATGAGTTATGTATTTGGCCAAAAACAAAAAACTAGTAGTATTGATCTTATGCAGAATTGTGACTTGCCTCCACCTTTGAAGGTATTTTCTGGTCCAGATAAGTCGGTGCTATCACCGATGAATGATAACGTGTGGAGGAGGATGGAGGAGGAACACGAGGGGGTGAATATCGAGCTTAAACAAGAAGAGGGGAGTGATAGATTAGAGCTTTTAAAGGCGTTGAGACGATCACAAACACGAGCAAGAGAGGCAGAGAGGAAGTACCTTGCATTGCATAAGGAGAAGGAAGCTCTTTCGAATTTGATGCTTGAAGAATCAGCGCGATCGATTGCTTATAAGAACTGGATTAAAGTTCTTGAGTTACAAATCCTGCAGTTAAAAACACAAAAgcaacagcagcagcaacaacatgAACATGTTGAAACATGGCATAGGACAAAAGAAGATGAAAATGGTACAAATGGTATAACATGGTTTATGGCAATTGCTTTTTGTTTAGGCATAGCTGCAATTGGCTGCAGATACCTGCTTTGA
- the LOC132612644 gene encoding LOW QUALITY PROTEIN: ATP-dependent RNA helicase DEAH11, chloroplastic-like (The sequence of the model RefSeq protein was modified relative to this genomic sequence to represent the inferred CDS: inserted 1 base in 1 codon; deleted 2 bases in 1 codon), with translation MPLEVTVLFGETGSGKSTPLAQFLADSGIAGNGSMICTQPRKLTANSLASRVREESQGCYDDNSITCQQFDSKISFITGHCLLQHYMDYKTLSKISCIIVDEAHERSLNTDLILALIKKLLDQRIDLRLIIMSATVDANQLADYFLGCRTFHVAGRTFPVDIKYVPCESDGTSYVYGVIKMVTDIHRSEGEGAILAFLTSQSEVEFACEKFQASLVVVLPLPLHGKLSYDEQNRVFLHYPGRRKVIFTTNVAETSLSIPGVKYIVDSGMVKESRFEPGTGMNTLRICSVSQSSANQRAGRARRTEPGKCYTLYSQSDFEGMPRHQEPEIRKVHLGLAVMRILALGIKNVQDFDFVDAPSPKAIEMATRNLVQLGAVTQREDDDTYELTAQGLKLVKLGYEPRLGKMILSCFDQCLSKEGVVLAAVTANCSSIFCRVGSKGDKLKSDRRKVKFCHPNGDLFTLLSVYREWEMVPGDKKNNWCWDNSINAKSMKRCEETVLEIVACLKNELNMIVASYWSWHPRVHAEHDEVLKNIIISSLAENVAMYSGYDQLGYEVALTGKSVGQFAELPFFWDVECKLERNDNGSYIVKISATATKVVVETRRSLEQLMKGKIVDHVDITPTIVQLLFSREGSNIMNMIQKETGTCILFDKHNLLVRIFGSSDNVVNMAQQRFIDSLLALHESKQLEVHLRGRLLPPDLMKRVVQTFGPDLSALKEKVPGAEFSLNTKRHCICINGTKNLKQKVEEIICEIAQRSFPTQTTGDEADCPVCLCDLEDPYRLEACVHAFCRSCLLEQCKSAIKSREGFPLCCMHQGCREPILLADLKSLLSSEKLEELFRASLGAFVAANXGSYRFCPSPDCPSVYCVADSNMVGSPPFVCGACYVETCTRCHLEYHPYSCETYKEFKGNPDSSLMEWSKGKDNVKKCPVCSFTIEKVDGCNHIECRCGKHVCWACSRFFDSSDNCYDHLRSVHRSITWENRES, from the exons ATGCCCCTCGAG GTGACGGTTTTGTTTGGAGAGACTGGATCAGGAAAGAGTACACCATTAGCGCAATTCCTTGCTGATTCAGGAATAGCTGGAAATGGTTCTATGATTTGCACTCAGCCTCGGAAACTCACTGCCAACTCTTTAGCAAGTCGAGTTAGAGAGGAAAGCCAGGGGTGCTACGACGATAATTCGATCACCTGTCAACAGTTTGATTCAAAGATAAGTTTTATCACAGGTCACTGCCTATTACAGCACTATATGGATTACAAGACTTTGTCCAAGATTTCATGCATCATAGTCGACGAGGCACATGAAAGAAGCTTAAACACCGATCTTATTTTAGCGTTGATAAAGAAACTACTTGATCAGAGGATTGATCTGAGGCTTATTATTATGTCTGCCACAGTCGATGCAAACCAGCTCGCTGATTACTTCCTTGGTTGTCGAACTTTCCATGTTGCCGGTAGAACTTTTCCTGTTGATATTAAGTATGTGCCCTGTGAATCTGATGGAACCTCTTATGTCTATGGTGTTATCAAAATGGTGACTGATATACATAGGAGTGAGGGAGAGGGAGCTATTTTAGCCTTTTTGACATCTCAGAGTGAAGTTGAGTTTGCTTGTGAGAAGTTTCAAGCATCTCTGGTTGTTGTTTTACCT TTACCTTTGCATGGCAAATTATCATATGATGAACAAAACAGAGTGTTTCTTCATTATCCAGGGAGGAGAAAGGTTATATTCACCACAAATGTTGCTGAGACATCACTCTCAATTCCCGGTGTCAAATATATTGTTGATTCTGGCATGGTTAAAGAAAGCAg GTTTGAACCTGGCACTGGCATGAATACTCTCAGGATATGCAGTGTGAGCCAAAGTTCTGCGAACCAAAGAGCTGGTCGTGCACGGAGAACTGAACCTGGAAAATGCTATACGCTGTACTCTCAAAGTGATTTCGAGGGTATGCCACGTCATCAGGAACCTGAAATTCGCAAAGTTCATCTTGGTCTTGCAGTGATGAGAATTCTTGCTTTAGGTATCAAGAATGTACAGGATTTTGATTTTGTTGATGCACCTAGCCCCAAAGCTATTGAGATGGCCACTCGAAATCTGGTTCAGCTAGGAGCTGTTACACAAAGAGAAGATGACGATACATATGAATTAACTGCACAAGGACTTAAACTGGTCAAGTTGGGTTATGAACCTCGGTTGGGAAAAATGATCCTCAGTTGCTTTGATCAATGTTTGAGTAAAGAAGGTGTTGTGCTTGCTGCCGTTACGGCGAATTGTAGTAGCATTTTCTGTAGGGTCGGTTCTAAAGGAGACAAGCTAAAGTCTGATCGCCGTAAGGTGAAATTCTGCCATCCGAACGGTGACCTCTTTACTTTACTATCTGTTTACAGGGAATGGGAGATGGTGCCTGGAGaca AAAAGAACAACTGGTGTTGGGATAATAGTATCAATGCCAAATCCATGAAGAGATGCGAGGAGACTGTACTGGAAATAGTAGCCTGCCTTAAAAACGAGCTAAATATGATCGTCGCCAGTTACTGGAGCTGGCATCCTCGAGTGCATGCCGAGCATGACGAAGTACTGAAAAACATAATTATTTCTTCACTTGCGGAAAATGTTGCTATGTACTCAG GTTATGATCAGCTTGGTTACGAGGTTGCGCTAACCGGGAAGTCTGTGGGGCAAtttgcagaattgcccttcttttggg ATGTGGAGTGCAAGTTAGAGAGAAATGATAACGGTTCCTATATAGTTAAGATATCTGCCACTGCCACCAAAGTTGTGGTAGAGACGAGAAGGTCCTTGGAGCAACTTATGAAAGGAAAGATTGTAGATCACGTGGACATTACTCCGACTATTGTTCAACTTCTGTTCTCTCGAGAAGGAAGTAACATTATGAACATGATTCAGAAGGAAACAGGAACTTGTATTCTCTTTGACAAGCATAACTTGCTTGTAAGAATCTTTGGTTCTTCAGACAATGTTGTAAATATGGCTCAGCAGAGATTTATTGATTCCCTTCTGGCATTACATGAAAGTAAACAACTTGAAGTGCATCTTCGTGGACGACTTTTGCCTCCTGACCTGATGAAAAGAGTTGTTCAGACGTTTGGACCAGATCTTAGTGCGCTTAAAGAAAAGGTGCCTGGAGCAGAATTCTCTCTGAACACAAAGCGTCATTGCATCTGTATCAATGGTACTAAAAACTTGAAGCAAAAAGTTGAGGAAATAATCTGCGAAATTGCTCAAAGAAGTTTTCCAACTCAAACGACGGGAGATGAGGCGGACTGTCCTGTTTGCTTGTGTGATTTGGAGGATCCTTATAGACTTGAAGCTTGTGTCCATGCGTTCTGTCGGTCATGTTTGCTAGAGCAATGCAAGTCCGCAATCAAAAGCCGGGAAGGTTTCCCCTTGTGTTGTATGCATCAAGGTTGCCGGGAACCCATTTTGCTCGCTGACTTGAAGTCTCTATTGTCGAGTGAGAAGTTGGAAGAACTTTTCAGGGCTTCTTTGGGAGCTTTTGTGGCAGCCA GGGGTAGTTATCGCTTTTGTCCCTCACCAGACTGCCCTTCAGTTTATTGTGTTGCAGATTCCAATATGGTTGGTTCACCGCCATTTGTCTGTGGTGCATGCTACGTGGAGACGTGTACGAGATGCCACCTGGAGTATCATCCGTACTCATGTGAGACGTACAAGGAGTTCAAAGGCAATCCGGATTCCTCTCTAATGGAATGGTCCAAGGGGAAAGACAATGTAAAGAAATGTCCGGTGTGCAGCTTTACAATCGAGAAGGTGGATGGCTGCAATCATATCGAGTGTAGGTGCGGGAAACATGTTTGCTGGGCTTGTTCGCGGTTCTTCGACAGCAGTGATAATTGCTATGACCATTTGAGGTCTGTTCACCGCTCCATTACATGGGAAAATAGGGAATCATAG
- the LOC132612638 gene encoding RING-H2 finger protein ATL52-like gives MAFFNRKMLEVIFKPIPLENPPFVPDTSDDCPDDHCVESVPNDDPFFTLPPPPPPPIPGATSEKYHMPFYFILMLCVLGAVFVFICYMVILKRKRSNSRNRRNLSQLDENRDDFVIDENHGPVMDHPIWYIRTIGLSQDVIDSISVFKYKKDEYLIEGTDCSVCLTEFEEDESLRLLPKCSHAFHIPCIDTWLRSHKNCPLCRAPIVSNMDNIPQLSNFVEVVSITNIGDDSSPNEVNQSENNGRHNVDQLENLELDEEGNDEMRRGVENLDALSNEEERTMDLLMKIPRVLDGRKKGVRVFSDLAEHRVKVINNELQPARRSVSMDSSAAQEIHLAMNEMNSGTIEGCSSSKRGDRSSSLYKSMKSSSFGRSLQKVPISMKRSFSTSGKCSLPTTSKIQDLRQTM, from the coding sequence ATGGCTTTTTTCAATAGAAAGATGCTAGAAGTTATATTCAAACCCATTCCATTAGAAAACCCTCCATTTGTTCCAGATACAAGTGATGATTGTCCTGATGATCATTGTGTTGAATCTGTTCCTAATGATGACCCTTTCTTTacccttcctcctcctcctcctcctcctataCCTGGTGCTACAAGTGAAAAATATCATATGCCCTTTTATTTTATCTTAATGCTTTGTGTTCTTGGAGCTGTTTTTGTGTTCATTTGTTACATGGTTATACTTAAGAGGAAGAGGTCCAATTCAAGAAATAGGAGAAATCTTTCACAATTGGATGAAAATAGAGACGATTTTGTTATAGATGAAAATCATGGGCCAGTTATGGATCATCCAATTTGGTACATACGTACTATTGGACTTTCACAAGATGTCATTGATTCAATTTCAGTGTTTAAGTACAAGAAAGATGAATATTTGATTGAAGGGACTGATTGTTCTGTTTGTTTGACTGAGTTTGAGGAAGATGAGAGTTTAAGGTTGTTGCCTAAATGTAGTCATGCTTTCCATATCCCTTGTATTGATACTTGGTTAAGGTCACACAAGAATTGCCCGTTGTGTCGCGCTCCTATAGTTTCCAATATGGATAATATCCCACAATTGAGCAATTTTGTGGAAGTTGTATCAATCACAAATATAGGTGATGACTCTAGTCCAAATGAAGTCAATCAATCGGAGAATAATGGAAGGCATAATGTTGATCAACTGGAAAATCTTGAATTGGATGAAGAGGGAAATGATGAAATGAGGCGTGGAGTTGAAAATCTTGATGCCTTGTCAAACGAGGAGGAGAGAACTATGGACCTATTGATGAAAATTCCACGTGTTCTTGATGGAAGGAAGAAAGGGGTTCGTGTTTTTAGCGATTTAGCTGAGCATAGAGTGAAAGTGATCAACAATGAACTTCAGCCAGCACGAAGATCGGTCTCAATGGATTCTTCTGCTGCTCAAGAGATTCACCTCGCGATGAATGAGATGAATTCAGGAACAATTGAAGGGTGTTCGAGTTCAAAGAGAGGAGATAGAAGTTCAAGTTTGTATAAATCAATGAAGAGTTCTTCCTTTGGACGTTCACTGCAAAAAGTTCCTATTAGTATGAAGAGGTCTTTTTCTACTAGTGGAAAGTGTTCATTGCCCACAACTAGCAAGATTCAAGATCTAAGACAAACAATGTAA